TGGCGCCATCGACGCGTGCAGATAGGTCCAGCCGCCCTATCCAGCCGAGGCCTCTCGTCTTGCCGCCACCCACAGCCCAGGGCCAGCGACAGGCGAGGTCTAACAGCGCCGCAGCTTCCCTGGCGGAGCCCTCGTCCGCAAAATAGCCCGTGCAACTGGCGAGCCAGCTGCTAGGCCCGGGCGTCGTGGTCTCCACGAAGAAGAGACGATGGGTTATAGCAGCCTTTCTGAGCCTGCTAATACCTACCCCTGCTCGCACGTCTGCCGCTACCTGGCTAACCGGAACAGCGTCGTTGAACCTCAGGGCGGCTTCCTGCCGGGGATTGCCGAACACCCGGCACACCAGGCATGGCCCCGCGTCCCAGCAACGCGGTTGGGGCCCGCGGCAGACCTTTTGTCCGAAGGCTGTCAACAGAAGTTCGGCCCTGTCGCGTAGAAAGCCTTTGATAGTGGTGGCCGGGATGACAGGACGGCCATTAGTCCCGAGGGCCAACGGCCGGTCGACGCCCAGCACGCGGCGGTTACCAGTTATATGAAGGGCAGTGTCAAGCTCGAAGCGGATCGAGATCTCCAGCTGTGTCATCCTTCCGAGACCTCCGATTCCCAGCCAGGGCGCATGGCATGAAGCTCTGCCAGCTCGAGTGCGTCCATGAAGGCCGTCCGCCAGGCGGGCCCGCCGTCGCTGCTGGACGTATCCAGCACCCACACCGGCGGTGACAGTTGGTGGCTCCCCGAAGCGCCGGGCGACAGTGTCACGGCGAGGCGCTCCAGGGTGGTCAGCATCACCTCCTGCTCAGCTCTCTTGCGGCGGGCGATGTCGTAGGCGATGAGCGAGGTGGAAATCATGACCCCTTTCGATAGGACCTCCTGCCAGCGATGACGCAGGCTACGAGGCTGGCGAGCCAGCTCCTTGCTCGCCTCCAGCAATACTCTCGCCTGCTCGAGGGTGTAGGGGCGACCGAGGAGACTGATGCGCTCAGCACCTCCCAGGCGAGTTTCATATGCGGAAAGGAGCGGCTCGACATGCTCGGAGGCTACCGGCTCTGGCAGCCAGAGGAATGTCAGCGCGCTGGACCTTCTAGCCTTAGCTGTGCGCTTGGCTTTCCCCAGGAGGCCCTTGGTGAGCCGTTGCATGTAGCGAACAGGGAACTTGACGTCGGCTATGACGATGGCGCAGGATGCAGTGACATGTGCATCCGTGCCTGTATCGTCCCACCTCATGATCTCCCGCATGTGCTGGCTGGCCCGCTCTTCGAACTTCTCTAGGAATTTGACGGCCACCTCCCATGCGTAGCCGCCATGGAGCAGAAGGGTGACATCGTCTCCGCCCACGTTCAGGATGTCGAAAGGCCAGGTGTTCTCCCCCTCCAGCTGGTCTCTGCAGACCTCATTGAGAGCGTCGTAGAGGGCGTCCTTGGTTACCTTGATCAGGGCCTCCGACAGGCTTTTGTAGTCGCTGTCCTTCCGAACCCGCCCTAGAAGGCGACCTATGTCATTACCATCTGCATGCAGGAAGGCCAGATATCCCCGGGTACCCTTCTGGACGAGGGTGTCCAGGTCTGCCGGTTGCTTAGGTCTCCGGCCGGAGCCGTATACGTCCCAGAACTCTCGATTGAACTTGCCCCTCAGGTCATACCCGTCTGCATGGCGCCGGCCCTCGTTGTCGCGGCGATGGCAGACCTGACACAGCCGCTCGCCCAGCTCCTGATCGATGTGGACTACCATCCTTTTGCCGCACCGGTTGCATCGTTGTCCGAAGGGATGGGCTTGAAAGAACGGGACATGGATTCTGGACTGCTTGGCCTCCCGCAGGCGTGCCATCAAATGGGCCATGCGAAGCGGGAAATCTCCTCCTTCGTAACTGGCCCTGGCTGCATTCACCAAGCGCAGCGCCCACCCATCGAGACCGTCCGCAGGTAGACGGGGCTGCTCCGCAACCACCGGCCCATCTTCGTAGACCACGGTGACCGTGACCGTTAGCGTCTCGTTCCTGTAAAGCTGTTCGATCTCCCGTTTGACTGCTGGCGCCAGGTCGCGCTTGACCTTCAGTAGAAAGGAGCCGCCGGCGCAGTACAGAACCTCAAAACCGTATCTGCTGCGAAGACTGCCTTTTTCATCCCTGATAGCGTCCTCGCATCGCTGTAGAAGCGCGCTGCCGCCCCTTATCTGAGGCAGGGAGGAGGTCTCGAAGACGTAGTCCTGGATGGAATCAACGTCCCCTGCCAGGTAGACCTCGTCATCCATCCTGGTGCCTCCGGGCAGCGTCACTTTGGAAACATCCCCCCAGGTAAACCCTAAACAGGTGCTTGGTCATCGGCATGGGTAGCAGTTCCCAAGGCGATCTGGGCATCTTTGCTCAGAGCGTCCAGGTGGGGGAGGAGGTCGGCGATGAGGCGCTCGCGCACACGACGCCCCTCCGGCAGGCCCGTCCAGGCCCGATACTTCTCGTATATGGACTGGAGCTGGTTGGCCACCGTCTTGGGCGAACGCCCCAGGGCCTGGGCCAGCTCCTCGTTGCTGCCCCCGCCCCTGACCAGCGCCACCAGCACCCTCTGCTCGGCGGGCGTCAACTCTCGCCAGAAGTCCTGGAGCAGGCGGCGGCGCAGGCCCTCGCTCACCTGCTGCTGTCGCTGGATGGCGCGATAGGGGTCGTCCCACACCAACAGCTCAGAGAGGGTCGAGGGCAACAAGCTCCATCGCAGCACCGGCACCGGCACCAGCACAGCGCCGTCGGCGTGCATCTGCCGTGTCCGCAGCAGCTCGGGGGGCGAAAGCAGGTGCCAGACGCAGTCCTTTTCGTCCAGCAGCAGTTGGGCCACGGCCATGCCGTAGGCCGCCATCACCTTCCTGCCGCCAGCGATGCAAAGATGCACACGCCGCTTGGCCCGCTTCTGGGAGGCGACCTCGCGATAGAGGACCCGCAGGAGCAGGGCGGCGTCCTGTTCGCTCACGATGTCGGTCGGATAGTGACGCCCCTCCCGCACCGGCACGTAGCGGAAGCGTACTGGCGGCGTGCGCCGGGCGTAATGCTGTTCCTCATCACGGAGACGACGGAGCGCATCGCCCAGGGCAGAGGGCCGAGTGTGGATGACGGCAACTTCGCTGATAGGGTAGCCCCGGCGCAGCAGGGCATCCAGGGCAATCGTCACCACCTGGGGCTCGGTGCCGAGGGTGGCCACTACGGAGTCCATAGCCACAA
This DNA window, taken from Dehalococcoidia bacterium, encodes the following:
- a CDS encoding CRISPR-associated ring nuclease encodes the protein MDSVVATLGTEPQVVTIALDALLRRGYPISEVAVIHTRPSALGDALRRLRDEEQHYARRTPPVRFRYVPVREGRHYPTDIVSEQDAALLLRVLYREVASQKRAKRRVHLCIAGGRKVMAAYGMAVAQLLLDEKDCVWHLLSPPELLRTRQMHADGAVLVPVPVLRWSLLPSTLSELLVWDDPYRAIQRQQQVSEGLRRRLLQDFWRELTPAEQRVLVALVRGGGSNEELAQALGRSPKTVANQLQSIYEKYRAWTGLPEGRRVRERLIADLLPHLDALSKDAQIALGTATHADDQAPV